TACCGACTGAGGCATGACCTGGGTAAAATCCGTCAGCACCGATAACGCGGAGCTTTCAGGTGTTAACTGTTTTGCTGTTGGCGTAATGAGCAGTGGTGTTTCACCAAACTGGATAAGTGGTTTGGGGGAGTGGACGAGCATATTCATTCAGGGAATCTCCGTTATGTGAATAGACAGGTCGTTAACGGCTTTGCCTGTCTTGTACCTTCACACTTGCACGGAATTCTTATGGGAATCTTAACAGACTCCTTATGACCGATTATTTTGTGGCTGGCGTTGTGATAGGGCGTTCCTGGTAAACGTTGCTCGCACGCGAAGCCCACCGCTGGGGGCATCATCAAGTTGTAAGGCGCCTTGATGGCGTTTAACCAAGCGTTCGACGATGGATAGCCCCAACCCCGCGCCAGCACCCGGCCCTGCACGCTGGAAGCGTTCCATCACCCGACTGCGTTGCGCCGCGGGAATACCTGGCCCTTGATCATCAACAGTGACGATGACGCCTTTCGCCGAGGTCTCAAGCGTGACCGTGATGGTGCCTTGCGCAGGTGAGTGTTGAATGGCGTTACCCACTAGATTTTGCACTAGTGCCTCAATCGCACCGGGTTCCTCTTCTATTTGCCAATTAGCCGAGTCGTCTGCCTCTAATAACAACTGCTGGCGTTGTTCTGCGGCAAGTGGCGCAAGTTTTGCCAAGGTTTCGCGGGTTTCATGCAATAGATTGGAGCGCCGATACTCTGGTAACGGTTCTTCTTCGGGGTCTAGGCGTGCCAGCGTTAATAGCTGAGAGACTAGACGCGTTGATCGGGCCACTCCGCTGCGTAAGTGGTGCAGTGCTTCCTCTCGGTCATCGGTGTTATCAGCAGTAAGTGCATTTTGCGCATGCAAATCAAGTACCGCCAAAGGGGTGCGTAGCTCGTGGGCCGCATCGGCAATGAAACGCTTTTCGCGAATACGCAGTTGGCGGAGCCGTTCCAGCAACCGGTTTATGGCGCCAGAAATGGTCTCCAGTTCCTGGGGAAGCGGATGAAGTGTCAGAGGCTTTAGGTGATGGGGGTCGCGGGCACGGATTTGCTCTGCCATCCGCGATAAGGGGGCGAGCCCCCAGCCAATCGACCACCACAGTAATAGTGTCAGTAACGGTAGGCCAATAAGATCAGGTAATAAGGTGCGCAGTGCCACTGCGCTGATCAGTTCACCACGAACGTCCTCTCGTTCGCCCACCACTACGCGTTTGTCTGTGCTTGTTATTTCCAGGACGTAAACGCGCCAGTCATGTTGATTCACCGTAAGCGTTGAATAACCCGGTGGTTGCTGGTTCAGCGGCGTTTCGGGGGCGCTGGCGGAGCGCAGCAGAAGGCGATCGCCTTCCCAAAGCTGAAATGCCAGCTTGCTTTCATAGCGATGGCCTGCCAAGCGGTTATCGGATTGCTCGGCA
This genomic window from Halomonas sp. TD01 contains:
- a CDS encoding ATP-binding protein, whose translation is MSSIRQRTLGLALLVFGASMLVIGFISYRYAAHEIEELHDASLAQNARLLEGLLQAPLPDSDRALLLNSVEGALLRAEQSDNRLAGHRYESKLAFQLWEGDRLLLRSASAPETPLNQQPPGYSTLTVNQHDWRVYVLEITSTDKRVVVGEREDVRGELISAVALRTLLPDLIGLPLLTLLLWWSIGWGLAPLSRMAEQIRARDPHHLKPLTLHPLPQELETISGAINRLLERLRQLRIREKRFIADAAHELRTPLAVLDLHAQNALTADNTDDREEALHHLRSGVARSTRLVSQLLTLARLDPEEEPLPEYRRSNLLHETRETLAKLAPLAAEQRQQLLLEADDSANWQIEEEPGAIEALVQNLVGNAIQHSPAQGTITVTLETSAKGVIVTVDDQGPGIPAAQRSRVMERFQRAGPGAGAGLGLSIVERLVKRHQGALQLDDAPSGGLRVRATFTRNALSQRQPQNNRS